The following proteins are co-located in the Besnoitia besnoiti strain Bb-Ger1 chromosome Unknown contig00007, whole genome shotgun sequence genome:
- a CDS encoding uncharacterized protein (encoded by transcript BESB_070380) yields MNAGESRLTSFSAADMMQMKKGSSVPQAVEEGQRGLGAKNLDEPPSIISFSNGSLPSSLSSSMDAVLSTTTPLLECLYASGGLIGPLSPTDQEVYEVDRCKALAARARSVCLVECPSLSISPALGNGLCTKAQRLSNADEARETWDGQRRLRCLSFAYVLEQLRASEVPLDWLETVAWEESLAFFVDCYLKEKNQLEETLKHAIARRSERGKRQASAPGRASCSGGLMSPPEGLAAADGEVPSGDTEGEGDNAGGRDPGGSLKERSSRRGTTLLRPPPVLSLMSRFARRFWFLREQSKASPAQSPDFPSFCAVPETDRGSLRPLSSVHSLPPWQFFFFEELASFLLFVLQQMQRLQQRGGVYVHLASATWTRRYQHLHFCLEKVDPPPSLRQRAIEEARADQQLLSLSSSSSCPAASSFSASSAVAASPPAPCSSPPLSLPPLHHLMPSLCQYFPETAETAPHSFWLVYDAKLCRWLVTRDSLPVREVYVHSNSAPSVDGGSQARRRRPPSMTAIETARQEALFYLSLCGVRGDEEDDEGFTRNRKQRSASSPLDHTVLDRLMYLLERRESPAECAVEPAHILKGEEDAKARESSSSREPESKRNSGRPRESEGVALPRRTEKKSPSVEARRSRFSSAPLRDSSSRSRLKKRASRASEAGRGGDLPCQHPAGGRRSLGEPEAVTEEGNEAEEREMLAVSSCLRKRYRRRPSADSTSSLASVTSQTVQPKRPRLRNAETPPESDASADDGDRALEPNAVVEPRERARAMRLHGLSPAKRGGGGGSCVSSVRRSEGRRKQHKDADGLLSRDPAGPATPPGAAEKENARQSVNVSLEESGAGRAPREGLFAAPNAECAARDAAWMEGIHRWHHERGRAASDSEEAARAEDREAPRKAFRAKAPSRGSSVEQSLLGRHAEDSRTDVFASSEDDEEAVELERGDGDVEREARRRTRVSAPSPERRAPSPFSAASQEDSDSESCGHPRSEGPRRASSSSHLKKKRRERRASASEPSTASRDLPGMASVDVSRKENLSGGRFLVGSRFRNTFFSDELLAFAHLHAAFLGEEGTKRREGYSAKHTARGEGEGAPARAGKKIFTEKEILRLLRNYMRQTCSKKGKKHFICDNALKELTGTQTLPVDSDKLLHALKSAKLLTHFMIA; encoded by the coding sequence ATGAATGCAGGCGAGTCGCGGCTGACGAGCTTTTCCGCGGCTGACATGATGCAGATGAAGAAGGGATCTTCGGTGCCGCAGGCGGTGGAAGAGGGACAGCGCGGGCTGGGGGCGAAGAACCTCGACGAGCCTCCGTCCATCATCTCTTTTTCAAACGgttctctgccttcttcacTTTCTTCCTCGATGGATGCTGTTCTCTCTACGACGACTCCTCTTCTAGAGTGTCTGTACGCTTCTGGAGGGCTCATTGGGCCTCTGTCGCCGACAGACCAGGAGGTGTACGAAGTCGATCGGTGCAAGGCCcttgcggcgcgggcgcgttcTGTCTGTCTTGTCGAGTGTCCTTCTCTTTCTATCTCCCCCGCTCTCGGAAATGGGCTTTGCACGAAGGCACAGCGGCTGAGCAACGCGGATGAAGCCCGCGAGACGTGGGacgggcagcggcgtctgcggtgtCTCTCTTTCGCGTACGTTCTTGAGCAGCTGCGAGCCTCCGAGGTGCCTCTTGACTGGCTGGAAACCGTCGCCTGGGAAGAAAGTCTGGCGTTCTTTGTAGACTGCTACTTAAAGGAAAAAAACCAGCTAGAGGAGACTCTAAAACACGCGatcgcgcggcggagcgaaaGGGGAAAACGCCAAGCGTCAGCACCGGGGCGAGCTTCGTGCAGTGGAGGGTTGATGTCTCCACCTGAGGGGCtagctgcagcagacggcgaagTGCCTTCCGGCGAcacagagggagagggagacaacGCAGGCGGGAGGGACCCAGGAGGAAGTCTGAAAGAAAGGAGCTCACGCCGCGGCACCACGCTTTTGAGGCCGCCACCCGTCCTCTCTCTGATGTCGCGTTTTGCGCGAAGATTCTGGTTTCTGCGCGAGCAGAGTAAAGCCTCCCCCGCTCAGTCGCCAGATTTTCCTTCCTTCTGCGCGGTTCCGGAGACGGACCGTGGATCTTTGCGGCCGCTGTCGTCTGTCcactcgctgccgccgtggcagtttttcttttttgaGGAGCTCGCGtcgttccttctcttcgtcctccagCAGATGCAACGCCttcagcagcgcggcggggtGTACGTCCACTTGGCGAGTGCGACGTGGACGCGCCGGTACCAGCACCTTCATTTCTGTTTGGAGAAAGTCGacccgccgccttctcttcgaCAGAGAGCCAtcgaagaggcgcgagccgaccagcagctcctctcgctctcttcttcgtcatcCTGTCCGGCTGCGTCCTCTTtttcggcgtcgtcggctgttgccgcgtctccgcctgccccctgctcgtcgcctcctctgtcgctcCCTCCGCTTCATCACTTGATGCCGTCGCTGTGCCAGTACTTTCCCGAGACTGCGGAAACGGCTCCGCACTCGTTCTGGCTCGTGTACGACGCGAAATTGTGTCGCTGGCTGGTCACGCGTGACTCGCTCCCGGTCCGCGAAGTGTACGTACACAGTAACTCCGCTCCGTCTGTCGACGGGGGAAGCCAAGcaagacggcgaaggcctccGAGCATGACAGCGATAGAGACCGCGAGACAGGAGGCTCTCTTctacctctctctctgcggagtgcggggagacgaagaagacgacgaaggctTCACCAGGAACCGAAAACAAAgatctgcctcctctcctctaGACCACACGGTGCTCGACCGGCTGATGTATCTcctggagagacgcgagtCTCCCGCGGAGTGCGCAGTAGAGCCAGCCCACATTTtgaagggagaggaagatgCGAAGGCGCGTGAGAGTTCGTCGTCGAGAGAACCAGAGTCTAAGCGGAACTCTGGGCGCCCTAGGGAATCAGAAGGCGTTGCCTTGCCGCGCCggacagagaaaaaaagcccgtctgtggaggcgcggcggagtcgtTTCTCGTCAGCGCCCTTGCGCGActcttcttcgcgttccCGTTTGAAGAAACGggcctcgagggcctctGAAGCGGGCCGAGGAGGCGATCTGCCTTGTCAGCATCCAGCCGGCGGTCGACGGTCGCTCGGCGAACCGGAGGCTGTAACAGAGGAAGGgaacgaagcggaggaaCGGGAAATGCTTGCCGTGTCTTCCTGTCTCCGCAAGCGATATAGAAGAAGACCTTCCGCCGACTCGACCTCatcgctcgcctctgtgaCGTCCCAGACCGTCCAACCGAAGCGTCCTCGGCTGCGCAACGCCGAGACCCCGCCAGAGtccgacgcctccgccgacgaCGGGGACCGCGCACTGGAACCCAACGCAGTCGTGGagccgagggagagggcgagggcgatgCGTCTGCACGGGCTTTCGCCAGCGaagcggggcggcggaggcggctccTGCGTTTCCTCGGTGCGACGCTCTGAAGGGCGGAGAAAACAGCATAAGGACGCAGATGGCCTCCTGTCGAGGGACCCGGCAGGGCCGGCGACTCCGCCGGGTGCGGCTGAGAAGGAGAACGCGCGGCAGTCTGTGAACGTTTCTCTGGAGGAGTCAGGGGctgggcgggcgccgcgggagggcCTGTTCGCAGCTCCGAATGCGGAGTGCGCCGCTCGAGACGCAGCCTGGATGGAGGGGATTCATCGCTGGCACCACGAGCGCGGCAGAGCCGcaagcgacagcgaagaggccgcgcgtgcggaggACCGTGAAGCACCTCGAAAGGCGTTtcgggcgaaggcgccgagcaGGGGCTCTTCCGTTGAGCAGAGCCTCCTTGGTCGGCACGCAGAGGACAGCCGCACCGACGTGTTCGCCTCttcagaagacgacgaggaggctgTCGAACTCGAAAGAGGCGACGGGGAcgtggagcgcgaggcgcggagacgcacgcgagtCAGCGCACCATCTCCCGAGCGCcgtgcgccttctcccttctcggcggcgtctcaaGAGGACTCTGACAGCGAATCATGTGGACACCCGCGGTCCGAAggcccgcgtcgcgcgtcgtcctcttctcacttgaagaaaaagcggagggagaggcgcgcgtcggctTCTGAGCCGTCGACGGCCTCTCGCGACCTGCCGGGCATGGCCAGCGTGGACGTGTCGCGGAAAGAAAACCTCTCTGGCGGGCGCTTTCTCGTCGGGTCGCGCTTCAGGAACACGTTCTTCTCCGATGAACTGCTCGCATTCGCgcatctgcatgcggccTTTCTCGGCGAAGAGGGAACGAAGAGGCGCGAAGGATACTCGGCAAAGCACACCGCGcggggagaaggagagggcgcccccgcgagggcgggcaAGAAAATCTTCACGGAGAAAGAAATTCTTCGCCTCTTGAGAAACTACATGCGGCAAACCTGCTCGAAGAAGGGAAAAAAACACTTCATCTGCGACAACGCACTCAAAGAGCTGACCGGCACACAGACGCTGCCGGTCGACTCAGACAAACTCCTCCACGCTCTAAAGAGCGCAAAACTGCTCACGCACTTCATGATTGCCTAG
- a CDS encoding putative succinate-Coenzyme A ligase, beta subunit (encoded by transcript BESB_070350): protein MKIMKDFNITTPKFAVAATAKEAEEEAKAFQAHEVANAGGEPVDFVVKAQVLAGGRGLGFFRENGYQGGVQVCESPREVGIVADKMLGKTLVTKQTGKEGKKCNKVLVTERFFIRKEKYVAILMDRSAGGPILIGSARGGTSIEDIAHKYPESIHKMPIDINKGLSEERLREFAGLLGFSGDRLDAACQCIRGLYELFVNKDCTQIEVNPLVETHDGRVLVCDAKLNFDDNAAFRQKDVFAQRDYSQEDPREVAADAADLNYIGLDGSIGCMVNGAGLAMATMDIIHLHGGSPANFLDVGGGADQHQIIEALKIIQQDKRANCVLVNIFGGIMRCDVIAKGLVAAAKEVGFDKPVVLRLEGTNKEAAKEVLKAIRTDPAYASLQLLQEDDFDKAARLAVKVASVVDAAAKADLKVHISAP, encoded by the exons ATGAAAATCATGAAGGACTTCAACATCACCACGCCTAAATTCGCAGTTGCAGCCACCGCGAAGGaagccgaagaggaggcgaaggccttcCAGGCCCACGAAGTGGCgaacgccggcggagagccAGTCGACTTCGTCGTCAAGGCTCAAGTTCtggccggcgggcgcggcctcggaTTCTTCAGAGAGAACGGCTACCAAGGAGGCGTTCAGGTCTGCGAGAGCCCTCGCGAAGTCGGCATTGTAGCAGACAAGATGCTGGGAAAGACGCTCGTGACGAAGCAGACCGGAAAGGAAGGCAAGAAGTGCAACAAGGTCCTCGTCACAGAGAGGTTCTTCATCCGCAAGGAGAAATACGTGGCCATCCTCATGGATcgcagcgccggaggccCGATCCTCATTGGCAG CGCCCGAGGTGGCACCAGCATTGAGGACATCGCGCACAAGTACCCGGAGTCTATCCACAAGATGCCTATCGACATCAACAAAG GACTTTCGGAggagcgcctgcgagagtTCGCAGGGTTGCTCGGATTCTCTGGCGACCGCTTGGACGCGGCGTGCCAGTGCATCCGCGGCCTGTACGAGCTGTTTGTGAACAAGGACTGCACTCAAATCGAAGTCAACCCGCTTGTCGAGACCCACGACGGCCGCGTGCTGGTGTGCGACGCCAAACTGAACTTTGACGATAATGCAGCCTTCCGCCAGAAGGACGTTTTCGCCCAGCGTGACTATTCCCAGGAAGACCCCCGCGAGGTGGCGGCCGACGCGGCAGACTTGAACTACATTGGTCTCGATGGCAGCATTGGCTGCATGGTCAACGGCGCCGGCCTGGCGATGGCGACCATGGACATCATCCACCTCCACGGAGGCTCCCCTGCGAACTTCCTCGACGTCGGCGGTGGCGCGGACCAGCACCAGATCATCGAAGCGTTGAAGATCATCCAGCAGGACAAGCGTGCGAACTGCGTCCTCGTCAACATCTTTGGCGGTATTATGCGATGCGATGTCATTGCAAAGGGTCTCGTGGCCGCTGCCAAAGAAGTCGGATTCGACAAGCCAGTCGTG CTTCGCCTCGAGGGTACGAACAaggaagcggcgaaggaAGTCTTGAAGGCAATCCGTACGGACCCCGCCTACGCatcgctgcagctcctccaggAGGACGACTTCGATAAGGCTGCACGGCTTGCGGTGAAGGTGGCGAGCGTCGTCGATGCGGCAGCCAAGGCAGACCTGAAGGTTCACATTTCCGCCCCGTGA
- a CDS encoding uncharacterized protein (encoded by transcript BESB_070390) — protein sequence MPSTLAAEEDACPTGGSASPSAGASSAAPASEMRQRGGRGKHTEKPNRRDSTSPFRYEKDQEHSTSKSHRGEGISAAAFLSREFPALPGTESVDWPRGDFLLACLLCVAGTIFFVAGWRMWAAEGLWDAFPYGLLSFFCLCPGVYHLVIFILIFLKVPGFSFRLLH from the exons ATGCCGTCGaccctcgccgcggaggaggacgcgtgTCCAACTGGCGGCTCTGCGAGCCCCTCCGCGGGAGCGAgctccgctgcgcccgcctcagAGATGCGCCAGAGGGGGGGAAGAGGAAAGCATACAGAAAAACCCAACAGGAGGGACTCCACGTCTCCCTTCCGCTATGAAAAAG ATCAAGAACACTCGACGTCAAAGAGCCACAGAGGCGAGGGGATCAGTGCAGCTGCGTTTCTCAGTCGCGAATTCCCCGCTCTTCCAGGGACGGAGTCCGTCGACTGGCCCCGCGGAGACTTCCTCCTG GCGTGTCTCCTGTGCGTCGCGGGGACGATCTTTTTCGTCGCAGGCTGGCGCATGTGGGCGGCAGAGGGCCTCTGGGACGCCTTCCCCTACGGGCTGCTTTCCTTCTTTTGCCTCTGCCCCGGCGTGTACCACTTGGTGATATTCATCTTGATTTTCCTCAAGGTGCCTGGCTTctccttccgccttctccaTTGA
- a CDS encoding uncharacterized protein (encoded by transcript BESB_070340) gives MVRGLRRTRLCLVYCLVACLMRNGPHGGSCDLFSGGASLRGRGLMASLLWRLRNSSFTERAVAKYSVLTSDDVPAQDHLLQKINMLGAGVQFFCQYVASLDNAHRAFVWGVTESTDAAQEFINKYFRARDLVGKGVVAGDTFLHIKYVLDGYVSLPVLEGFSRFIADQFDNFKIGFTVFASDVSEALLRHDTGSLVKIFREGLPLMTLCLKTLLALSNRTTDRQVREAKVTVIRGIDKLFSLDSTLLALSPNAPPGLLEARRGLVRRTFQFAKDMRNKGPSERRDSSGFVNDSP, from the coding sequence ATGGTGCGCGGACTGCGCAGAACGAGGTTATGCCTCGTATATTGCCTTGTCGCGTGCTTGATGAGGAATGGCCCACATGGTGGCTCTTGTGATCTCTTCAGTGGCGGGGCCTCGCTACGAGGACGCGGGCTCATGGCTTCTCTGCTATGGAGGCTTCGCAATTCCTCTTTCACAGAACGCGCTGTTGCGAAGTATAGCGTCCTTACGTCAGATGACGTGCCCGCTCAAGATCATCTTTTACAAAAAATCAACATGCTTGGGGCCGGAGTGCAGTTCTTTTGCCAGTATGTGGCGTCCCTTGATAATGCCCATCGGGCGTTCGTGTGGGGTGTGACTGAGAGCACTGACGCAGCTCAAGAGTTTATTAATAAGTACTTCAGAGCGAGAGACCTTGTTGGAAAAGGCGTAGTTGCTGGTGATACCTTCCTTCACATCAAGTATGTGCTAGACGGTTATGTGTCCTTGCCTGTTTTGGAGGGTTTCTCCCGGTTCATAGCAGATCAATTTGACAATTTTAAAATCGGATTCACCGTCTTCGCAAGCGACGTGTCCGAGGCGCTACTACGACATGACACAGGATCCCTAGTCAAAATTTTCAGAGAGGGACTTCCACTCATGACACTATGTCTGAAAACGCTCCTCGCCTTGTCAAACCGGACCACTGACCGGCAAGTGCGCGAGGCAAAAGTAACTGTCATCAGGGGGATTGATAAGCTGTTCAGTCTCGATAGCACACTTCTTGCACTTTCACCCAATGCTCCGCCAGGGCTTCTAGAAGCCCGTCGCGGTCTCGTGCGGCGGACGTTCCAATTTGCGAAGGACATGAGGAACAAGGGGCCATCGGAACGCCGTGACTCATCAGGTTTCGTAAATGACAGCCCTTAG
- a CDS encoding thioredoxin reductase (encoded by transcript BESB_070370), translating into MYPLSRSAATAYAVATTRPPSPPLPSSSAAFTRRVPSLRRSALRFESATRRSTSSVLHFLPSRAIASSSDTPSPRFHAPSVFSEGFSPLALPSAALVPLSHRLLSSPLRGQSSLAVSGLSLCESTALHIPAQTQQGRGIASERKASAVHAVVQGHSEMTPATTSPNSSAAPAEGEFDCDLAVIGGGSGGLACAKMAAAHGAKTVVFDFVQPSTQGSKWGLGGTCVNVGCVPKYLFHHTALVGKAAHWDGPHMGWKGHTDDEQIDWNACVEKVQNYIKSLNFGYRTGLRKAGVTYINAYAKFQSAHELAYTLRGENKVCRARNIVVACGGRPHIPEEVEGALELAITSDDIFALKHAPNKTLCVGASYISLECAGFLRELGFDVTVAVRSILLRGFDRQCAEQVGLCLEEAGVRFLREAIPTKMVKQPNGKIQVTFQVGSKDAGRVHVEEFDTVLYATGRKADTKGLDLQAAGVNTTESGKIICDGDGHTSCPSVYAIGDTVQNFPELTPVAIKAGEILARRLFANSTEHMDFTNIPTTVFTPIEYAHTGYSEEAAEAKFGKDDLEIYLFQFSPLFFSCVHREKAESARQSPEDVDATPPCLAKLICVKSDDERVVGIHFVGPNAGEVMQGFALAVRLGAKKRDFDKCIGIHPTNAEAFMALSITKASGEPFMATGGCGGGKCG; encoded by the exons ATGTATCCACTCTCGCGTTCCGCGGCCACGGCATACGCTGTCGCTACAACACGgccgccttccccccccttgccttcgtcctcggcgGCTTTCACTCGGCGCGTTCCGAGCCTTCGTCGCTCCGCTCTGCGTTTCGAGAGTGCAACGCGTCGCTCGACGTCCTCCGTCTTACATTTCCTTCCGTCTCGTGCTatcgcgtcttcctcggaCACACCTTCGCCGCGTTTCCACGCCCCGTCGGTTTTTTCTGAAGGTTTCTCCCCCCTGGCTTtgccgagcgcggcgctcgtccCGCTCTCTCATCGTTTGctgtcttcgccgctgcgtggGCAGTCCTCCCTCGCGGTGTCTGGCCTGAGTTTGTGTGAAAGCACAGCTCTGCACATCCCTGCGCAGACACAGCAGGGTCGCGGAATTGCGTCCGAGCGAAAAGCGTCTGCGGTTCACGCGGTAGTCCAGGGCCACAGCGAGATGACGCCTGCCACGACATCGCCCAActcctctgcggctcccGCCGAGGGAGAGTTTGACTGTGACCTCGCAG TGAttggcggaggaagcggcggcctGGCCTGCGCCAAGATGGCCGCGGCGCATGGCGCGAAGACTGTCGTCTTCGACTTCGTTCAGCCTTCCACGCAAGGCAGCAAATGGGGCCTCGGCGGCACCTGCGTGAACGTCGGCTGTGTCCCGAAGTACCTCTTCCACCACACAGCTCTCGTCGGCAAAGCCGCCCACTGGGACGGACCCCACATGGGCTGGAAGGGACACACGGATGATGAGCAAATCGACTGGAATGCCTGTGTTGAG AAAGTTCAGAACTATATCAAGTCTCTGAACTTTGGTTACCGCACGGGGCTTCGCAAGGCGGGCGTCACCTACATCAACGCCTACGCGAAGTTCCAGTCGGCTCACGAGCTCGCCTACACGCTCCGCGGGGAG AACAAAGTCTGCAGAGCGCGCAATATCGTCGTCGCTTGTGGAGGCCGCCCTCACATCCCCGAAGAAGTGGAGGGCGCCTTGGAGCTCGCGATCACCAGCGACGACATCTTCGCTCTCAAACACGCACCAAACAAGAC GCTCTGCGTGGGTGCAAGCTACATCTCCCTCGAATGCGCAGGTTTCCTCCGTGAACTCGGCTTCGAC GTCACGGTGGCGGTGCGCTCAATTTTGCTTCGCGGCTTCGATCGGCAGTGCGCCGAGCAAGTCGGGCTCTGTCTCGAGGAGGCTGGcgtccgcttcctccgcgaagCGATCCCCACGAAGATGGTGAAGCAGCCGAACGGGAAAATCCAAGTCACGTTCCAAGTCGGCAGCAAGGACGCGGGCCGCGTACACGTCGAGGAATTCGACACCGTCCTCTACGCCACCGGGCGCAAAGCAGACACCAAGGGCCTCG ACCTACAAGCTGCTGGCGTGAACACAACCGAGAGCGGAAAGATCAtctgcgacggcgacggccaCACGAGCTGCCCGTCTGTCTACGCCATCG GCGATACCGTGCAGAACTTCCCGGAGTTGACCCCCGTGGCGATAAAGGCAGGCGAgatcctcgcgcggcgtctgttcGCCAACAGCACGGAGCAC ATGGACTTCACAAACATCCCGACCACTGTCTTCACTCCCATTGAATACGCGCATACGGGGTACTCtgaggaggctgcagag GCCAAGTTCGGAAAGGACGATTTGGAGATCTACTTGTTCCAGTTTTCGCCGCTGTTTTTTTCCTGCGTCCATcgcgagaaggccgagagCGCCCGCCAAAGTCCGGAAGACGTggacgcgacgccgccctgcCTCGCGAAGCTGATCTGCGTtaagagcgacgacgagcgggTCGTGGGCATCCACTTTGTGGGGCCAAACGCCGGCGAAGTCATGCAGGGCTTTGCGCTCGCGGTTCGCCTCGGGGCGAAGAAG AGAGACTTCGACAAATGCATCGGTATCCACCCGACGAACGCGGAAGCGTTCATGGCCCTGAGCATCACCAAGGCAAGCGGCGAGCCCTTCATGGCGACTGGCGGATGCGGAGGTGGCAAATGCGGCTAA
- a CDS encoding LSM domain-containing protein (encoded by transcript BESB_070360): MAGVGTPVKLLYEGLGHTVTVEIKSGEVYRGVLENAEDNMNCLLQTVTVTHRDGRVVSLEQVYIRGSQVKFIVFPDMLRHAPFFRMMDKSGKYKRPLGLVGMRRAMNMRARGARVARARGGGRGGGRGGMM; encoded by the exons ATGGCAGGCGTGGGCACTCCCGTGAAGCTTCTCTACGAAGGTCTCGGCCACACAGTGACCGTGGAAATCAAGTCAG gcgaggtctatcgcggcgtcctcgaaAACGCGGAAGACAACATGAACTGCCTCCTTCAGACCGTCACCGTCACTCACCGGGACGGCCGCGTTGTGTCACTGGAGCAAGTCTACATCCGCGGCAGCCAA GTCAAGTTCATTGTCTTCCCCGACATGCTGCGGCACGCCCCCTTCTTCCGCATGATGGACAAGTCGGGCAAATACAAGAGGCCGCTCGGCCTTGTCGGCATGCGGCGCGCGATGAacatgcgcgcgcgcggcgctcgcgtggCGCGAGCccgtggcggcggccgcggaggcggacgaggcggaatGATGTAA